AATTATTCATGCAGTTCTGAGCACACACAGAATAAACTAGTAGCCAAATGGTTGagaatagaaatatatatttagaagtACGAAAATATATACTTTGCACAAGCCACATCATTAAGTATATTCAAAGAATGGGATCGTCTAGGTCAGTTTCAAACCAACAAACAAATTCTGACATTAGTCCACTATTtagtgaaattaaaaaaaaaaatcttacacgAAAGGTGACTAAAATATAATGGATCTGAATTATTGGTTAGGAAGAGCAGCATCCACCTTTCTGTGCAACTGGCTGTCCCCTGATCTGCACTGTTGGAGGCCTTGCGTTATTTGCGGGTTGGCTTGCCATTCTACGTTCACACAAGAAAGAAAATTACCATCAGATCAGCTTTAGACAGAATAGTTTGCCAGACAAGAAAAATTCTATGAATTTGATCTATGTTTGTGTTTATACTTAAATCATCATTAGGAAATTAGTGGGAAGTGAAGCataaagttaatatatatatatatatatatatatatatatatatagttttatatcCATAACTTGTGCATTGTATTTTATACCCTTGGGGTTAATCTTACTTCAAACTAGCACATTGACTCTTTCGTTGGGAAGAGAGAAACTTACGAGACATTTGCatagaaaattttaaaggaGAAAATACTATTAGCTGCAAGCTGTTCCGGAGACAGAAAAGGAAAGAGCAATGGAATTTAGGATTTCAAAATTAGTTCATCAGAATCAGGTGGCGATGGCTTTTTACCCGACTTAGTCAAAACCTACTTATAACAGCAAGTTATTCGGTCAGAGTAAGTAAAGGTATGGGTTAACTTGGAATGGTTACGGTACCAACATAGTAATGTTACTCTTAGCCCAAAGATGACCCTGATGACCCTGTAGGATTTCCACCAACGATATCTTGTGAAATTGGAGAACTATATCCTTTTGTCTCTCCCATAGCTTATTCACTTATGAGCAAATTACAGCCTTTCAGCAAACTACAACACAAGTTTTGACTCTGGAGATTTGCATCGcatagttatatttattttgaaaaatctttcgtGTTTGACAGATGATTTCATAAATCAATAGACATAAAAACATCCAAGTACCCATATGTTTTTTCTTGTATTCTAATGCAAAGACTATGAGCAACAGTGTAATTATTCGTTAAAACTATTTCCTGGGCTTCCTTCTAAGGCCATCAAGTTGCaccaaaattttagaattttcttGAATATCCATTAAGTTAGAAACAGTCAGGAACGTATACCTATTCTTGATTGATGCAGACATTGCCATGAAAGCTTGTTCAACGTTTGTAGCATCTTTGGCACTTGTTTCCATAAAAGGTATGCCTATTTCATCTGCAAATGCCtgtaaaagataaaagtatagaaAGGTAGCGTAAGGGTAGCTGAAAAAGCAATATAAAGTTAATAACTCAGCGACAGCACTATGTGAGAACAGAATGTTGAAGCTTAatctgaaaaaaattaaaagaatgtgCATCAAATTCATACTTTAGCTGTATCATATGACACAGCTCTATTATCTGCCAGATCGCACTTGTTGCCAACCAAAAGCTTGTTAACACTATCACTTGCATAGCGGTCAATTTCACTGAGCCACTGCTTCACATTGTTGAAACTGTCTTCATCTGTCACGTCATAAACAATCTGCCAGAGGAACCTGTCAGTAAAGCATGCAAGGATAGACCAATAAAAGGGAAATCAACATCCAAATGCACATGGCAAGAAAATCATCACCCACAATGATCCCATGGGCTCCACGGTAGTAGCTACTGGTGATTGTCCTAAATCGTTCTTGCCCAGCTGTGTCCCACTACGTATAAAACAGATCATAAATCAAGGCAGAATATATGTCAATACAACTACGAATTTTGGTGATCCACATGGTACTGAAGCATGAGGACTTAAGGCAAAACTATTTGTCCaataaaatggttaaaaaaGATAGGTCAAGCTCACTGAAGATCAATAGATAAAGGACAAAGCCAATCAGATACATACAATTTGGAGTTTGATGGTCTTTCCATCCTGCTCAACTGTacgtattttctacaaaatttgacATGAAATAATTAGTTTAGACAATGCTTCAAACAGTTCTGGCCAAAAATGTATACACTGCTAGctaaaaatttgtatttgtacTCACAAAATCAACTCCAATGGTGCTGATGTAGCTCTCTATGTATGAATCATCCTGTAGCATAATGTAGAAATTATTATATAGTTAATCCAAATAACTCCATTAAGCTAAATGTACCTTCTTTAAGAACCAAGGCCAACCATCATGCAGTATGAAGCTACTTAAGTTAGAAAGTGAGATGAGTATCAAACGCTCAAAAAAGTAGACTAAATGACAGAAATGTTTCATGACATTGGCTGTATGCTTTGTTATTTACTACCAGTTTAGTGAAATCCACATAACCTTTTAATGAACCAAAACAGGTTAGTAATTCTGTTTTCCAcggttttctttttaattagaCATTCTCCAAAAGTCAAATTCACTTGTTCAAATCATACCAAAACCAACATAAGGAGGCTGCATTACTTTCAGCATAATCCAACACGAAATACTTTTTAGGTAAAGGGTATTCAGTGCATCTGCACAGTGTTGAATTACTTAGtattcttctttattctttttttctgcACTTTCGGTCTCAATAATAGAGGGCTACTCTGCTTACAAGGAGTTTGATCTCCCTATTTTTCTATTCAGTTATCAAATTCCCATCAAAGTACCCAGTAAAAAGGTACTATTTACTTTCCTAAAGCCATGTATGGATAAGCTAAATTATAAACCATAATTTTTGTAACCATTCTATATATTGGGAAAACATACGTTCTTACACATATAGAAGTAAAGGCTACTCCACTAATTCATTTTTTCaccttttcttttaaatattgtaGAACTCCAACAGAACTAAAACCTCAAAGAAGGAATCATCTATCCTTTAGAAAGATGTTGTAGTTACCAATTACCATATTTAATTACAGCAAACGCAAAGGATGGTATTATTCTTTAGGACAAGAGATGTAACCAAGATAGTAGCAGTAACAATAATTAACTGGTATAAAAAAGGTTAAGAGCTTACAGCAAATCTCAGAAGAAGACATGATTTTCCAACACCAGAGTCTCCAATAAGAAGGAGCTTGAACAGATAATCACTGCAAACAATAACCACGTCATATTAATTTTTGTCTCCTATAATAGACTGTGCATCATACACAGAAGCAACCATTTCTCTTTCAAACACAAACATTTAGATAACAGTTTAAATTCAAAACCAATCTAATGTCTCGATTCATTAAGATCTGTAAACCAATATAACACAAGGcgtagttttctttttctcttattaACTTATCTAATAAGTGGAATAGCCCAACACCATATAAGCAACAATCCAAATCCCATACTTCCGCTGTGAGAAGTCAACTGCCATATTAATCTAACAACTGACAACCTTGCAGACAACCTCCCACTTTCCCTCTATCTCACATGTTtaacacaatttgataattcCCCAAATGAGCTGTTACTCAAATCATACAAAACACAAATCCAACTACCAAACAGTATGCGAAGTTCAATTTTCAATTCAGTTTGTGATGACAAGTATTGATCAGGGCAAAGGAAAGATGGAACCATACAAACTCAAATGACTCTTTGAAATCAACAGAGAACAAGACCTTTTTTGTATCTCTGCACTTCAAAATCAATCATAAAGATACAAAAACAGCGATCACAAAAATCAAATGGAAGcgatgattgaaaaaaaatccccaaaaagaaaaaggataaaaataccAAGCGgatcaaaattcataaaaacaCATGAATCTAGGGTTTCACGGCAACAATATTTGATGCTAACAGAACCAAACCAATATTCTCCAATTTTACAGCCATCCCGAAAAAGTAACGAATTTCACCCAATCATACACGATTCGAGGGAAAAGGTAACAGATGTACGTACTATTCGGGATTCATTTCGAGGGAAGAAGGTGGGGACCGGAGATTCGCCGGAGATCGGGGAGATGTCGCCGGAGACAGGTCCTGGGTGGATGCTTCTCCTCGGAATTTCAGAAGAATCGGACGCAAAACGGAATCGAAATCTAAAGACAACCTCGCTGGTTTGGCTTGCTTGtacttgttttcttttgaaTGAAAATCTCGTGGTAACGTGACAAATACGGTGACGTATTTGTATTTGGTGATGGTTCGTTTCGCCTAGAAGAATCAATTAATTAGATTGACCCACCTATAACCTATTTATTTGGCCTTTCTTATGCAGTGAAATAAAACCGACTAACTGAAACGAAAAACAGAATTAAAGTAAAATgctgaaattattttaattaattgataatgagtgaaatttaagaaaagatTAATAGCAAATTAACTGGGAAGGAGTGAGATACTAGGAAACATGCACATGTGTTTTCTTGACAAacaaataaaggaaaatgaattttatattcCATTAACTAACATTTAGATATTGAATTTCAGTGTCTACACAATTAATTATACAAGTCACCGAAGattatgacattaattttaaattatataggTCAGAGAAGGAACTTTtaaattctttctttcttcGTATTCAAAATGGagttacatttttaaaaaagatatactAACTAACATAACTTCACTGCATTTGTAACCTTCAACCcataaaaaataacaacgatgaacaacatatttaatttgattgatCTTCtgagaataatattaaaaaaaaacatattcttTTAACTGTTTTAGATAAACTTTTTCTCAAaacattttcacaaaaaaaattgaaaatcagcgttttcaaattaaaatgaaagagTCACCAATTACGCTATTCGTATTAACACTTTAGTGTGGTAATGGATATCTTTTACTTAAACAACacgttattatttattattttaaaagctAATTAGAATTTTGTCATATAGGAAAGATCataatttcaatattcataatttttaggaattataatttttgtatatgaaAATGTTTTCTCATACTAAACACTCTTAATTCTTTTAAggaaaatagaatattttatgCATGTTGGGAAAGTCAAAATTTCCATCTAAATTTTGTTCGAGGTTATTCAATTCAAGACTATTATTCCTATCAAGCCTGAACAATGGACGGTTTGAGACGGTTTCGGGTCAAAAGGTGTCTTTGTatataaatgattaattattaatacattttaccTCTTTTATATACATGTtggaaatataaaattgatgagaaataagaataatttatattatttaagtgagtttaaattttattttaagttaatttcgtaagattgaattaggtttaaagtttattatttaataatagtaTCAGAATCTATGATTCATTTTGTTAATGACTTAGATGAATAAGGTAGATAAAAAATCTTAAAGTTAAGgttattgtataaaaaatctTGTATTTCAGAAAAGTGTATAGTCACAACTGAAGTACTCATATTCCATAAtacaaaaatcactttttatacaGGTTACAATCCACTTGATATAACAATTATTatgatgataaaattataaatatgataaaactTTCTATACTAATAGATTTATAACCATATAGAAACTAACACGGTGACAATTTTATGATGAGTTgagagaaaatataatatataaatatatgatcttaaataaattttggattaaaaatagttttatttatattggtGAAGAATATgtatttacaaataaaagattTGCTCCcataaataatactaaataatttacattattGTGATCATATAAACTAACACGAACTAAACAGTTATATGATAGATGAAACAATTCCATAAGAATGACCTGTAAATATTTAgtaaatgattttaattaaacataaaatagttATACATATAAGGGAcatcaatatataatattctaCAATGTGTGTTATCTTTCATGTTTCCTTAgattattagtttaaaattatgaataatttaaaattaaatttaattctgTATTGAAAATTCtcttagatattttttaatttttatttttattttttcatccaaccaaataaatgaaaataaatcacttaatttacctaattttttaattctttgacCCGAAACAATGTAAAGTTCCATTAAGATGTAATGAATTAGATTTAGTGTTGAATTAAAGATAACTTCAAAGATTTTTGAATATggaagatatatgataaatataatatacaatataATAAGTGTGAGTGAAAGATACACCAATATTTGTACTCATTATATCTTCATcacaaaatttacatttttgcCTAATACTATGGTTAAATAAGAGCATTATATTTGTAAGTTTCACAAGAACATGtcaataaaacaagaaaaataatattacctaGAATATGTTATTGACCTTTACAAGATATATTCCATCACCCCCTCTAGAATCCTATTAGAAGCAACACTTTTAACAATCTTagtcaaaatcaaatatataagataaaataacaaaaaaaaaaagaacaagttCACCTGGAAAATATAAGCACAAACTAAGAAGAAAAGATATAAATGTGATCACAATGTAaacttcttaaaaaaaaataaggatttGAATCAAAGATGAAGGTAAAAGGGGCTTCAAgcagtatttttttaatctcagaaaaatattttcatcaaaaaGGAATTGATTTCATCTTTAAGTGGTTTTAAAATGGGatagttataaataatttaaatattttagtttaatgcATTAAAActgcattttaatatattaatttcacttagtagtggaatcaatccaGTAACTCGTCATTCTaacatattaaaacaaaaccaacaaaacaaaacttgagtttttaatatttttaatcatttaaaaagttGTTTTAATGGATCAAAACAAAGTTAGCTTAACAAATTTGGACTTTTTAAGTGATCTATTAAATCGTCAttttaatctataactatatataaaggggattccctcttttgtgtccacatttcataattccaactttaccctttataatttaattatttattaaatttttaaaaattaacggttatttttataagtttttataaaattatttacttatcttttttttctttttttctcttactattcatcaatagttatttttctcttattttcttcgtacattttattttattttttataaatatacttttattttgtttattaaattaataacattacaatatcatcaattcttaatataattcaaaaaatgcgtacacacaggcgcgatagcgcctgtgtttacactagtttaTTAAAAtgctctttcttgtttttctagcAAATCTATGAATATCATTTGATGATTATGACTTGTTATCTTATTATATTACGGTGAATCAATAATTTTGGAAGCATGAAACAAAGGTAAAAaccaagttttttatttatttgttttttagtttttttatgtaaaattatttattaaattgtcaaaacaaattttatttaatatttattttttaataaataataaggctaatctgtttaattttttaagacattgttgaacttaaataaatttttattatctttaatttcaaaaaactttaaaaaactcCTTTCAACTTATAGAATTGATACATcaattgttaacattattttataagttataagctatatatacatttaaaaaagaatgtattcttttttatataattaagaatatctattgatttatcattttctaaaCCCATAATTTCTCatgtgatatttaattttgaaaataaatcaaattcattacCCAACAAATTATTTTCGTGTCACGTTTGTGATTTGTTAATTCTTATACTCTATTCTACCCGTTTTCATTCAAAAAGCTAAATCATAACCTAATTAGTAATTATGTAAAAAAGGTTATAGTTTCTCATCAAAATATATGGAGAAAAACTCTCAAAATCATAATACAAAAAgtaccaaaaaataaaacaaaaaatgcttTTATAATCCTAATACAAATccaagaaatataataaaaacaacaacaccacaacgaaaaagaaaaaaacatattaaacagaaatgaggataaaaatatcactacaagaaaaatgcttattatctacgaaaatttatctatgaaatatagttcgtagataattttattttatctacgaaaataaaatacattatcgACGAAAGTTTCCTAGATCACGATAAAATACATTATCTACGACATTTTCATAAGTAAACATGACAGAAACTTTTCATATGAAGTATTACCTACGACATTTAgcatagaaaataaatatcatttaaaaaacataaaaattatttaagaaaatgttatttACAGGATAATTTCGTATGTaatcttatataatttatttttttattaaaaatatgtttttagtataTAGTTTATTGTAAAACAACGTTAAGTCGTTCATCCCCTCACCTTGTTCATCTCTTTCGTTTAATGCTCGTTGTTCAATATCTCTCTCATTGCTCACTAATGCTCGCTGTTCAAGTTTATCCCTCACTAATGCACGTTCTTGTTAATCCTACTCACCGAACATCACTGCAAGTTGTTTATCAGACACTCACTGTGATATTCGTCCCAGGCTGATGCTCACACTTGTGCGAACGACAGTAGTGTGAACAATTGACGCTCACGCTCATGCTCACGCTCACGTTCCCAAGCTGACGCTCACACTTTATATCTCAACCCAACTCGCGAGTTCGAATGCCATTTTTCATGAGGAAAGTAGAGGTCAAACCCAATTCGAGACTATGCGAACAAGGTTTACGGagtgggttttttttttcagaaagaaGAAATTGGGGTTTTTTCCAAGTAAGTGaatggtttagggttttagattttacatttttttggaCAATTTTATTGGATCTTCCACTTTTCCAATGTTAATCATAGTagcaatttaattttaatgcaGGGTTTAAGAGAAGTGGggaaatataaaagaaacaagCACTATGGCAGAAACATTTGACATAGATAATTACCATTTTTCTTATAGTATATTGATACACATATAACATAAgattcaaaaactaaaatttgtgaaccttaaaaaagaattttagcTCTAAAATAGAAGAAATCAAGGAGATGTAATAGAAGGCTCAAATAGATAACAgaacaaaaatagaattaaaattgattataagaaaataaagatagtTAATAAT
This region of Vigna unguiculata cultivar IT97K-499-35 chromosome 5, ASM411807v1, whole genome shotgun sequence genomic DNA includes:
- the LOC114185101 gene encoding ras-related protein RABD2a, whose product is MNPEYDYLFKLLLIGDSGVGKSCLLLRFADDSYIESYISTIGVDFKIRTVEQDGKTIKLQIWDTAGQERFRTITSSYYRGAHGIIIVYDVTDEDSFNNVKQWLSEIDRYASDSVNKLLVGNKCDLADNRAVSYDTAKAFADEIGIPFMETSAKDATNVEQAFMAMSASIKNRMASQPANNARPPTVQIRGQPVAQKGGCCSS